Proteins co-encoded in one Oncorhynchus kisutch isolate 150728-3 linkage group LG1, Okis_V2, whole genome shotgun sequence genomic window:
- the rbck1 gene encoding ranBP-type and C3HC4-type zinc finger-containing protein 1 isoform X1 yields the protein MGLTMTSPEVFTSNLVEAEELAQLLSEAISCGDKEEAKRCSEQLAELCVPVSVMISRKAYSQDSIRLKVGVGDAQSENYIPVTLLVTLDMTISDLKEKINTDYGFHPSLQSWVIGKRLARDSKTLYSHGVRKNGDQAYLYIKSAQAANLSREQVNQEEEHRRLDSIIESLSPLLARGATGPTPPPKTKQPAPPPLQPKPPVGWSCSVCTYANKPTRPGCEMCGSERPEDYKVPEVYQPDEQEIQRLQLEEMANLQYQQALDEERERNFLSLVETDAHSLVPNTEELDCPICLCSIPPGEGATLRECLHVFCRECLKGTIVNSMDPEVTCPYGDEDYSCDRKLQDREIQSLLSQEEHQKLLELRLSIAETRSENSYHCKTPDCAGWCIFEDEVNEFICELCKETNCLLCKAIHKDMNCKEYQDDLRIRAENDVAAKQTTQMLESLLQNGEAMHCPKCKVIVQKKDGCDWICCLMCKTEICWVTKQARWGPNGSGDNSGGCGCRFDGARCHPNCQNCH from the exons ATGG GTCTAACTATGACTTCTCCTGAGGTCTTCACAAGCAACTTAGTAGAGG CGGAGGAGCTAGCCCAGTTGTTGAGTGAGGCCATCAGCTGTGGTGACAAAGAGGAAGCCAAAAGGTGTTCAGAGCAGCTGGCAGAGTTGTGTGTACCAGTATCTGTCATGATCTCCCGCAAGGCTTACTCCCAAGACTCTATTCG GTTGAAGGTGGGAGTCGGGGATGCACAGTCAGAAAACTATATTCCGGTTACTTTGTTGGTAACACTTGACATGACCATTTCAGATCTGAAagaaaag ATCAATACTGACTATGGATTTCATCCATCTCTGCAAAGCTGGGTGATCGGTAAGCGTCTGGCACGGGACTCTAAAACTCTGTACAGCCATGGGGTAAGGAAGAATGGAGACCAAGCCTACCTGTACATCAAGTCTGCCCAGGCTGCCAACCTCAGCCGGGAGCAAGTGAACCAGGAGGAGGAGCACCGTCGGCTAGACA GTATCATTGAGTCATTGAGTCCTCTACTGGCCAGAGGAGCAACTGGACCAACCCCACCTCCCAAAACTAAACAACCAGCACCTCCTCCTCTGCAACCAAAGCCTCCG GTGGGTTGGTCATGCTCTGTGTGCACCTATGCTAACAAGCCAACGAGGCCGGGCTGTGAGATGTGTGGGTCTGAAAGACCAGAAGATTATAAAGTACCTGAGGTTTACCAGCCTGATGAGCAGGAGATCCAGAGACTCCAGCTAGAGGAGATGGCCAATCTACAGTACCAGCAG GCATTGGATGAAGAGCGGGAGAGGAATTTCTTGAGTCTGGTGGAAACAGACGCCCACAGCCTCGTCCCCAACACAGAGGAGCTGGACTGTCCTATTTGCCTCTGCTCCATTCCGCCAGGGGAGGGAGCCACACTGCGGGAGTGCCTGCATGTTTTCTGCAG GGAGTGTCTTAAAGGAACCATAGTGAATAGCATGGATCCAGAGGTGACCTGCCCTTATGGGGATGAAGACTACAGCTGTGATAGAAAGCTGCAGGACAGGGAGATCCAATCT CTTCTCTCTCAGGAGGAGCACCAGAAGCTTCTAGAGCTGAGGCTCAGTATTGCTGAGACGCGGAGTGAGAACAGCTACCACTGCAAAACCCCCGACTGCGCTGGCTGGTGCATCTTTGAGGACGAAGTCAATGAGTTTATTTGTGAGCTCTGCAAAGAGACCAACTGCCTCCTCTGCAAG GCCATCCACAAAGACATGAACTGCAAGGAGTATCAAGATGATCTCCGGATCAGAGCTGAGAATGACGTGGCTGCAAAACAGACCACACAGATGCTGGAG TCCTTACTGCAGAACGGGGAGGCCATGCACTGTCCTAAGTGTAAGGTCATAGTTCAGAAGAAGGACGGCTGTGATTGGATCTGCTGCCTGATGTGTAAGACGGAGATCTGCTGGGTCACCAAGCAGGCTCGCTGGGGACCAAAC GGTTCTGGGGACAACTCAGGAGGCTGTGGATGTCGATTCGATGGGGCGCGTTGCCACCCTAACTGCCAGAACTGCCACTGA
- the rbck1 gene encoding ranBP-type and C3HC4-type zinc finger-containing protein 1 isoform X2: MTSPEVFTSNLVEAEELAQLLSEAISCGDKEEAKRCSEQLAELCVPVSVMISRKAYSQDSIRLKVGVGDAQSENYIPVTLLVTLDMTISDLKEKINTDYGFHPSLQSWVIGKRLARDSKTLYSHGVRKNGDQAYLYIKSAQAANLSREQVNQEEEHRRLDSIIESLSPLLARGATGPTPPPKTKQPAPPPLQPKPPVGWSCSVCTYANKPTRPGCEMCGSERPEDYKVPEVYQPDEQEIQRLQLEEMANLQYQQALDEERERNFLSLVETDAHSLVPNTEELDCPICLCSIPPGEGATLRECLHVFCRECLKGTIVNSMDPEVTCPYGDEDYSCDRKLQDREIQSLLSQEEHQKLLELRLSIAETRSENSYHCKTPDCAGWCIFEDEVNEFICELCKETNCLLCKAIHKDMNCKEYQDDLRIRAENDVAAKQTTQMLESLLQNGEAMHCPKCKVIVQKKDGCDWICCLMCKTEICWVTKQARWGPNGSGDNSGGCGCRFDGARCHPNCQNCH, from the exons ATGACTTCTCCTGAGGTCTTCACAAGCAACTTAGTAGAGG CGGAGGAGCTAGCCCAGTTGTTGAGTGAGGCCATCAGCTGTGGTGACAAAGAGGAAGCCAAAAGGTGTTCAGAGCAGCTGGCAGAGTTGTGTGTACCAGTATCTGTCATGATCTCCCGCAAGGCTTACTCCCAAGACTCTATTCG GTTGAAGGTGGGAGTCGGGGATGCACAGTCAGAAAACTATATTCCGGTTACTTTGTTGGTAACACTTGACATGACCATTTCAGATCTGAAagaaaag ATCAATACTGACTATGGATTTCATCCATCTCTGCAAAGCTGGGTGATCGGTAAGCGTCTGGCACGGGACTCTAAAACTCTGTACAGCCATGGGGTAAGGAAGAATGGAGACCAAGCCTACCTGTACATCAAGTCTGCCCAGGCTGCCAACCTCAGCCGGGAGCAAGTGAACCAGGAGGAGGAGCACCGTCGGCTAGACA GTATCATTGAGTCATTGAGTCCTCTACTGGCCAGAGGAGCAACTGGACCAACCCCACCTCCCAAAACTAAACAACCAGCACCTCCTCCTCTGCAACCAAAGCCTCCG GTGGGTTGGTCATGCTCTGTGTGCACCTATGCTAACAAGCCAACGAGGCCGGGCTGTGAGATGTGTGGGTCTGAAAGACCAGAAGATTATAAAGTACCTGAGGTTTACCAGCCTGATGAGCAGGAGATCCAGAGACTCCAGCTAGAGGAGATGGCCAATCTACAGTACCAGCAG GCATTGGATGAAGAGCGGGAGAGGAATTTCTTGAGTCTGGTGGAAACAGACGCCCACAGCCTCGTCCCCAACACAGAGGAGCTGGACTGTCCTATTTGCCTCTGCTCCATTCCGCCAGGGGAGGGAGCCACACTGCGGGAGTGCCTGCATGTTTTCTGCAG GGAGTGTCTTAAAGGAACCATAGTGAATAGCATGGATCCAGAGGTGACCTGCCCTTATGGGGATGAAGACTACAGCTGTGATAGAAAGCTGCAGGACAGGGAGATCCAATCT CTTCTCTCTCAGGAGGAGCACCAGAAGCTTCTAGAGCTGAGGCTCAGTATTGCTGAGACGCGGAGTGAGAACAGCTACCACTGCAAAACCCCCGACTGCGCTGGCTGGTGCATCTTTGAGGACGAAGTCAATGAGTTTATTTGTGAGCTCTGCAAAGAGACCAACTGCCTCCTCTGCAAG GCCATCCACAAAGACATGAACTGCAAGGAGTATCAAGATGATCTCCGGATCAGAGCTGAGAATGACGTGGCTGCAAAACAGACCACACAGATGCTGGAG TCCTTACTGCAGAACGGGGAGGCCATGCACTGTCCTAAGTGTAAGGTCATAGTTCAGAAGAAGGACGGCTGTGATTGGATCTGCTGCCTGATGTGTAAGACGGAGATCTGCTGGGTCACCAAGCAGGCTCGCTGGGGACCAAAC GGTTCTGGGGACAACTCAGGAGGCTGTGGATGTCGATTCGATGGGGCGCGTTGCCACCCTAACTGCCAGAACTGCCACTGA